In Planococcus citri chromosome 4, ihPlaCitr1.1, whole genome shotgun sequence, the genomic window TCctattgtagaattttttttaaatctaaaaaatttctatcaagtataattttgaaccttttctGGAAGATGAAGAAGAGGGGAAAAGGGACTGAATACCCAACTTCAACAGCTcgaatttttctcacattttttgagatcattctgaagaaatttttaatcagactccttcaaatttcaagcgaaaataaaaattaacctATTCTGATAATCAAACATTTTGTCCTTCGATGATGTACATATATAAAAAGTGAGcgataaaactgaaaatttacatGTAGCTGAACAGGGCCGACAATGATGCAATCATGGGCCCTCTTGCAACGAATTTTTATAAAccgttttcaaatttacactCCCTTCTTCGTTTTTATAACAATATGAAATGGATTgaactgttcaaaaaaatggtacttttgcaTTTTGGCATtattattgaattgaaaaacaatttctgaAAGGTCTTGTGTAGTGTGTAGAACTGAATTcagtttttatgtaaaaaaaaattaatgaagtttTGTAAAATGAGCTAAAAACTGGTCCTTTACAGAATCTTCGCAACACATATTTTAGTACTAGGTACCCTCAAGAAGAGGAGGTTGTGCTCAAtcatatccaaattttcagagtgGTCTCTCACTTCTCGAAAACCTTGCATTTTTTTACCTCACAACTTGAATTTCCTAATGCAACACCCtagattaattttgaaaatgaattcaactCCACTTACAAATCCATTTTTCGCCATATATCCTTCTACAGCTGTCGATGCGCAAGTGTAATCTTTCGAGCAATCACTAAAAGCTgtaaaaaagagtaaaatttcCATTATAAAGATTGCCAGcttcttaaaataaaataacccaATTGATAATAGGCATCATCGAACACATTCGTTACCATTAGTACGATCTGGATCATCATCCGGCAACGTAGGTCGTCCAGCTTCTGCCCAATATTCTTTCGTGATGAAGAACAATCCGCAGTAACCTTTTTGACATCCTACGGTAGCGTTGCATTGAGTGGACGCATAGCATAAGCATTTCAAACAAACGGCGCTCAAATTCGAGACATATTTTTTACCACCGTCTATACAAACAcgagaaataaaattaccaCCTTGTATAGGTAATGAATACGTGATAATAATatgtaaataggtatgtacttatagcTGATTCAGCAACCTAATCAAATTCCCAGGTAAGTGCTTACTTAAACGGATACTTAATGAATATGATATTGTATCAGAGATTGTGATAACAGACTAAATTGGATCAATGTCGTGAACTTTGGACTTGTACGGTGTAAATACCAACAATTGTACTTACTTTATGAGTGTGTGTGTTGGTAGGTATTAAAACATTGTAgtatgcatattttttgaagtttgtttgtaggtataagtatgtacctacagatATGGTATATTTAAAATAAGTCTTTTACTTTCAACCATCTAACCAGCGTTTCATtagtttgaaaatgtaaaaatgaaacagtggCCTAAATTAGTCAAATTTCAACATCTCGGCATCTCACAGAGCAATGAGATAATCTTTGTTTAGAGTCTTATTTTAAGGCATTAGTGACTAGGCAACCATCACAATCACAATGCATAATACGAGCAAACGTAGAAGATTCATTTTTCTGTGTCTAATACCCATTGAAActaagaagtaggtacctaaattaagCTCCTATAActgaatgatgaaaattacttttgGAAATACCCATCTGAAAAAAACTACAGTATCTTGTGATTAATTTGGTAGGCACCTACCTACATCAACTTATTAAAATATCACTTTTCGGGACTAATGAACATTAGTTCCTAtctttaattaaataaataggataaaataaactaaaaaaataatccaattaCTTACAAGCGGTATCAAATAATACCACACACGAGAAACCCAGGAACACAGCATAACCAACGTACCACTTCATTTTCACGTTATTTTTCACATCtgaagaaattattattatttttttttatcaaaacaccGAAGAATTGAACGTGTTTACATAAAAATTCCGCGTCTGCGCATAACTGAGCCAAAACTGGTTATCTAAGAAAGCAACAGGCTCGTATGCATTAACGCGTGACTCGAGTAAATGCCAAACAAGCACAT contains:
- the LOC135845853 gene encoding uncharacterized protein LOC135845853 encodes the protein MKWYVGYAVFLGFSCVVLFDTAYGGKKYVSNLSAVCLKCLCYASTQCNATVGCQKGYCGLFFITKEYWAEAGRPTLPDDDPDRTNAFSDCSKDYTCASTAVEGYMAKNGFDCNNDGVTDCDDYARIHFHGKDKCLNSISNLNFGRRYDTCRPVTDRGGQLAL